The genomic segment TTTGACACCCATCAAATTTAGCACAAAAAGTCCTAAAATACATAAAAAAGAAGATCCAAGAGACAGTAAACTAAGATCACTTGTATAAAATAGCGCAATTATTATTATTGCACACAAGTCATCTATAATAGCAAGCGTCATAAGAAAAATTTTTAAACTGGCCGGCACTCTAGAGCCAAGTAAACTTAAAATACCAAGTGCAAATGCGATATCTGTAGCTGTTGGTATTGCCCAGCCACTTAATGCAAAACTATCATGTTTTGTAAACATATAAAATATAATAGCAGGTATTATAATTCCACCTATTCCGGCTATTGCAGGAAGTGCTATTTGTGAAGGATTTCTTAACTCTCCTTCTAAAACTTCTCTTTTAAGCTCAAGTCCAACAAGAAAGAAAAATATAGCCATTAAGCCATCATTTACCCATAATATAAGTGCCTTGCTAAGCCCAAAATCACCAAAACTAATACTAAGATTTGTCTTTAAAAAACTATTGTAAAAATCGCTTAAAAATGTGTTTTGAAAGATGAGTGCAAAAATAGTTACAATCATTAAAAATATTCCACCACTAGCTTCGTGTTTTAAAAAGTCTCTTATATCGCTCATATTACTCCTTGCTTTTTACTAATTTTATACAAATTTATAAAATATGGCAAGTATCTTGAGTTTTATAGATTTAATAAAATTAAAACCAATAAACTTTTATATTAAAAATACACAACATTATTTAAAAAAGCTTTTTTAATGTTTGATGCTATTCATGTTTGTATTTTGGTAATATCGCAGGATCATTTTTTAGATTTTTGTAATCTGCTAAATCTTTTCCGTTATAAATCTTTATATCACCTATTTGTTTGTCTGTGAAAAATGTTTTATTTTTAGATAAATCTTTCTCTTCTATGCCTAGCCAATTAGCAAATCCATACATAAAATCATAACCACTTTTTAAACTATTTATGAAAGTTCTCTTTGTGTCATCACTAGAAATAATTAAGAACGGAACTTCATAGTTTTGCTTATGTTCTGAGTTGTGTCGCATATCCAAGTCGGATAAAAATTTCTTTTCATGAGAAAGTCCATGATCTGAAAAATACATAATTGAAAATGATTCTTTCATTTCTTGTAATTTTTGATAAATCATCTGTATTAATTTATCAGTTTGTCTAATACTTGATAGGTAACAAGACATTTTTTCGTTTATAAAATCTGTTATATTTTCAATATTATAGTTTTTATCGATTCTGTCACAAAAAGTTGCATGTGAGCCCATTAGATGAATAACAATTAGCTTATTGCTATCCGTTTTTTCTTCTACTGCTTTATAAAATTCTGGCATTAATTTTAAATCGCTAATATTTTTTAAATTGTATCCATCTTTTGTAATAATATATATATTTTTTGTAGTAAAGTATATACTTTTTGCTTTAATTGCTATTGCATATTGTAAAATATCATAATCACCCATTTTTCCTTGATTAGATAACCAATAAGTATCCATATTTGCATCATTTGCTAAAGATATTATTGTATTTTCTGGTATTAAATATTCCAAATTTTCATCATTGTGTTGAGTTAATGTTCTTTGCAAAGACAAAGGTGTATTCCAAGAAGGCGATATATAGTTGTTAAAAAATAAGCCATTCACACTATCCAAAAAAGGTGTAGTTTTAATGGGATACCCATACAAAGACATATAGTCTCTTCTCATGCTTTCACCTATTATTAAAATGTAATTTTTATATTTTTGGTTTGTATTTTCTATCTTCCATGTTGAAGTATTGTTTTTTGCAGCAGATAGCATATTTTTGTCTTTGTAATAGTTTATAATATTATCTGCAAAATCAATTACAAATCTTATAGGGTAATATTGAAATCTATATGCAATATTTTCAAAACTAATTTTTTTTGTTTTGTATGTTGTTTCTATTGGCTTGTATATGATTATTGCTATAACTATAATGGTTAGGATTTTTACAATTTTAGTTTTTGGTTTGTTAAAAATTGTAGAATTGTTTAGTCTATAAACTATGACGAATAAGACCATGTATAATAATACTAAAATATATGCAAATATTGGTAAATCTTTTATATATTCTATTATTTCAAGTTTATTTGTTTCCATTAATGAAATAATAATACCATCGTTTAATTTTCCATAATTTATTGAGTGGGGAAGGTATGCGGCACCTAGAATAAAGTTAGTTACTAAATAAAATTTAAAAAATTTATCAGAATAAGTTTTTATTACATATAAGCTAGCAAAAAGCAATAATCCATATGAGAATAATTTTTTATTGTGTTCTCCAAGTGCATAAACTGTAATACAACTAAAAACAAATAACATTACATAAAATAAATTATTTTTTTTAATACCATATAATTATAAAATTATTATTTTAAAATATTTTATATAAAAAACAAGTAAATAGATAGGTAGATTTTAAAAATATAAAATAAACAAATATTAAAATTATATTAATTAAATGATGTTTATATTCTTATATTTAATTTTTTGATATTATATTTTAATCAGTTCTAAAAATTCTTTAGCAAGTTTTGGCAACTTTGTATCTTTTTTGTAAGCCACAACTATTGTTTTATCAAGCATTTCGTCCTCTATATCAAATAGCTTTATATCGTTATTTTGAAAAATTTTTGTTGTAAAACACACTCCTTTGTTTAAAGCAACTAACGATATTGCTATATCAATAAACTCAACTTCACAAAATATTTTTGGTTTAAAATTATGTTTTATAAAAAAATCATCTATATACTCTCTGCTCTTATAAGAATCTCTTGGAAGAATAAAATTTTCATCTTTTAAATCTTGTATATTTATCTTTGGACATTTTTTTGTTACATTTTTTGCCAATCTATGTGATTTTGATAAAGCCAAATAAGTTTTTTCTTTACATATGTTTTTGCAAACTATGTCATCAAATTCTATTGGTACAGACATTACAGCCATATCAATATTGGAATTTAAAAGCTCTTTTCTTGCATTTGCTAAGGAATTTAGTTGAAATATTCTTATATTTGAATTCGGATATTTTTTATGTAGTTTTACTATATGCTTGTGTGAAAATTTATAAGCTATTTTAGAAAAACCTATTCTTAGTTTTTGCTTATTTGATTTTACTAAATCTACTATTTTATTATTTAGCTCATTTTGTAACTTTAAAATTAATCTAGCTTTTTCTACATAAATTTTCCCAACACTTGTAAGGTTTAAATTGTTTTTTCTATCAAACAATTGAGTTCCTAATGTTTCTTCTAGTTTTAATATGCTTTGAGATAGTGATGGCTGTGAAACATTTAGCTTTTCAGCTGCCTTTGTAAAGCTCTTATTTATAGCTACTTGCAGCACAAATTCCATTTGTCTGATATTCATGTTATACCTTGAAAATAAAATTTTAATGTTATAGGTAAAAACTATAAAATTATAATATAAAACTATTTGACATATACTTAAAAAAAATTATATTATTGTATATATTTAAAATATAAAAATTAATATTTATATTTAAAAATTATATTCAAGGAGTATTCTTATGGAAAACATATTAAGAAGAAATGTATTAAAAATGAGTATGATTGGAGCCGGTGCATTGGCTTTAAGTGGAGTAAATGCAAGTGCTGACAGCAAGGATATTAATTGGGATGAAGAGTGGGATGTTGTTGTAGTAGGAAGTGGTTTTGCTGGTCTTGCAGCTGGTGTAACTGCTGCTAACAAAGGCAATAAAGTTTTGATTATAGAAAAAATGAGCCGTTTTGGCGGTAACTCTGTTATAAATGGTGGAGTTATGGGTGTTTGGGGTAATGACTTCCAAGAAAAAGAAGGTGTAAAAGATAGCAAAGAATTATATATAAAAGATATTATGAAAGCAGGTGGTGGACTAAATCACCCAGATCTTGTAGAGGCATTAGCTGATAGAGTTCAAGATGCTTATAAACTTGCAAAAGACTGTGGCGCTAAGTTTATTATGCTTAAACTTCACGGTGGGCATACTGTGCCAAGAGGTGCATTGGCACAAACTGATAGTGGTGCTGGTATAACTAGACCTATGACAGAGTTTTTTCAAAAAATAGAAGGTTGTGAAATTCGCAGACAATGCAAGCTAGACAGAATAATCACAGACGATACAGGTAAGGTTATAGGTATAGAAGCTAGGGTTGATTATAAATTTGATAGAAATGCTAAGAATGATGATAAAGAAAATACAAGTGGTACTAAGAAATTTATAAAAGCTAAAAAAGGTGTCGTTCTTGCCGCTGGCGGATTTAGTAGAGATAAGCATTTTAGAAAAGCACAAGACCCTAGAATCGCTGATGATTTGGACTCTACTAATCACCCGGGTGCAACAGCTGGTGTATTGCTTGAAGCACTTAAAATCGGTGCAGAGCCTGTTCAGATTAGCTGGATTCAAAGTTTGCCACTATCAAGCCCAGATGAAAAAGGATATGGTGTGTCATCTGCATTTACTCACGAAAGCTTTAGATTTGGTATCATAGTAAGCCCAAAAACTGGTAAAAGATACGGAAACGAGCTTGCAAATAGAAAAGTTCAGGCTGATTATGAGTTTAAATCAAAAAATGAAGATGGTGTATATTTGCTAAGTATGTGTGATAGTAAAGCTGCTGCAGAAATGCTACCTGAAAAACTAGAAAAAGTTCAAAAAGTTGGTATAGTTAAGAAATTTGATAGCCTAGAAGATATAGCTAAAGCATACAATATGCCACTTGATGAGTTTAAAAAGACTGTTGAAAAATACAACCAATATGTAAAAGATGAAAAAGACCCTGATTTTGGTAAAAATTTAAGTAAAGCTATAACAAAAGGTTATGATTTTTCAGTTCCACCATTTTATGTATCACGTGTAATACCAAAAGTTCACCATACAATGGGTGGTCTAAATATAACTCCAAAAGCTGAAGTTATATCATCTTCTACAAACAAACCAATACCTGGCTTATATGCTGCTGGTGAAATCACAGGTGGTGTTCACGGTGCCGTTAGACTAGGAAGTTGTGCAATTGCTGATTGTCTTACATTTGGTATGATAGCAGGCGAAAATTTCTAATTAATTTATCTGGAGTATTATGCTCCAGATAATATTCTCCAATACTCATAAATTTCAATTATTTCACATTAATATCTTTAAGCCTTGTTCTTTGTATATTATAAAAAAAACTTATAAATTTATAAGTTAAAACTATTTGACATACTTGCTAAAAAGTTATATTATTATATAAAATTTAAATATAATAATTAATATTTATATTTAAAAAACTATATAAAGGAGTACCCTTATGGAAAATATGTCAAGAAGAAATATGCTCAAAATGAGCATGATTGGGGCTAGTGCATTAGCTTTAAGTGGCATAAATGCAAGTGCAGCATTAAACTCTAAAGATGTTAAGTTTGATGAAGAATACGATGTTGTTGTAATAGGCTCAGGATATGCTGGCATGGCTGCTGCTATAACTTCTGCTGAAAAAGGACTTAAAGTTCTTGTTATTGAAAAAATGGGTCGCCTTGGTGGTAACTCAGTTATAAATGGTGGATTATTTGCTGTTGTAAATAGCCCTAAACAAAAAACAGAAGGCGTAAAAGACTCTTTTGAAACGTATATGAATGACTGTTTAAAAGCTGGTTTGCAAATAAACCATCCAGAAAACCTTAAAATTATTGCAGATCGTGGAAATGATGCTTTAAAATTAACAGAAAAATGTGGTGCAAAATATTTTGAAAAACTATCACATCTTGGTGGACACTCTGTTCCAAGAACATATTTATCAGCAAACAGTAGTGGTTCTGGTATATTGCAGCCTATGATTGAGTATTTTTCAAAATTAGATAATGGCACAATAAAAAGAAGAACTAAATTTGATGACTTCATTCTTGATGATTCAGGACGAGTTATTGGAATATCAGCTAGAGAAAATTACAAATTCGACTCAAAGCTTTTAGATGATCACATGGAAAATAAAACAGGAGATCAAAAATACTTTAAAGCTAAAAGAGGTGTTGTTTTAGCGGCTGGTGGATTTTCTAGAGATGTATTTTTAAGAAACATGCAAGATCCTGGCATACCTGTAGATACAGACTCTACAAACCAACCTGGTGCTACTGGCGAAGTTTTGATGAAAACATTTGAGCTTGGAGCAGTGCCAGTTCATTTGTCTTGGATTCAGTTTGGTCCATGGGCTTGTCCTGATGAAAAAGGTTTTGGATCAGCTTCTAACTTTAATATAAATGCTACATTTAGATATGGAATTTCTGTTAATCCAAAAACAGGAAAACGCTTTATGAATGAACTTGCAGATAGAAGAACTAGGGCTCAAGCAATGTTTAAAGTGATTAATGGTGATGACAAAAATTATCCTATTAACATTTGTGATCAAGCCGGAGTTGATAAAATTACTCCAGAAATTGCAGAAAAAGCTGTAAACTCAGGAGTAGTTAAAAAGTTTAAT from the Campylobacter pinnipediorum subsp. pinnipediorum genome contains:
- a CDS encoding flavocytochrome c; amino-acid sequence: MENILRRNVLKMSMIGAGALALSGVNASADSKDINWDEEWDVVVVGSGFAGLAAGVTAANKGNKVLIIEKMSRFGGNSVINGGVMGVWGNDFQEKEGVKDSKELYIKDIMKAGGGLNHPDLVEALADRVQDAYKLAKDCGAKFIMLKLHGGHTVPRGALAQTDSGAGITRPMTEFFQKIEGCEIRRQCKLDRIITDDTGKVIGIEARVDYKFDRNAKNDDKENTSGTKKFIKAKKGVVLAAGGFSRDKHFRKAQDPRIADDLDSTNHPGATAGVLLEALKIGAEPVQISWIQSLPLSSPDEKGYGVSSAFTHESFRFGIIVSPKTGKRYGNELANRKVQADYEFKSKNEDGVYLLSMCDSKAAAEMLPEKLEKVQKVGIVKKFDSLEDIAKAYNMPLDEFKKTVEKYNQYVKDEKDPDFGKNLSKAITKGYDFSVPPFYVSRVIPKVHHTMGGLNITPKAEVISSSTNKPIPGLYAAGEITGGVHGAVRLGSCAIADCLTFGMIAGENF
- a CDS encoding LysR family transcriptional regulator — its product is MNIRQMEFVLQVAINKSFTKAAEKLNVSQPSLSQSILKLEETLGTQLFDRKNNLNLTSVGKIYVEKARLILKLQNELNNKIVDLVKSNKQKLRIGFSKIAYKFSHKHIVKLHKKYPNSNIRIFQLNSLANARKELLNSNIDMAVMSVPIEFDDIVCKNICKEKTYLALSKSHRLAKNVTKKCPKINIQDLKDENFILPRDSYKSREYIDDFFIKHNFKPKIFCEVEFIDIAISLVALNKGVCFTTKIFQNNDIKLFDIEDEMLDKTIVVAYKKDTKLPKLAKEFLELIKI
- a CDS encoding flavocytochrome c; its protein translation is MENMSRRNMLKMSMIGASALALSGINASAALNSKDVKFDEEYDVVVIGSGYAGMAAAITSAEKGLKVLVIEKMGRLGGNSVINGGLFAVVNSPKQKTEGVKDSFETYMNDCLKAGLQINHPENLKIIADRGNDALKLTEKCGAKYFEKLSHLGGHSVPRTYLSANSSGSGILQPMIEYFSKLDNGTIKRRTKFDDFILDDSGRVIGISARENYKFDSKLLDDHMENKTGDQKYFKAKRGVVLAAGGFSRDVFLRNMQDPGIPVDTDSTNQPGATGEVLMKTFELGAVPVHLSWIQFGPWACPDEKGFGSASNFNINATFRYGISVNPKTGKRFMNELADRRTRAQAMFKVINGDDKNYPINICDQAGVDKITPEIAEKAVNSGVVKKFNSIEDIAKEYNISAAELKKTINAYNSYVVSKKDPEFGKPVHTLEGVQIVKAPFYATKGVPKLHHTMGGLKINEKAQVVSTITRKPIPGLYAAGEITGGTHGASRLGSCAIPDCLVFGMIAGENI
- the nhaA gene encoding Na+/H+ antiporter NhaA — protein: MSDIRDFLKHEASGGIFLMIVTIFALIFQNTFLSDFYNSFLKTNLSISFGDFGLSKALILWVNDGLMAIFFFLVGLELKREVLEGELRNPSQIALPAIAGIGGIIIPAIIFYMFTKHDSFALSGWAIPTATDIAFALGILSLLGSRVPASLKIFLMTLAIIDDLCAIIIIALFYTSDLSLLSLGSSFLCILGLFVLNLMGVKSKAAFLIIGLIFWVSVLKSGVHATLAGVISAFFIPIKQKDNPSKSMLKELEHDLHAWVAFAILPIFAFVNAGISLKGIGIEQLLTAVPLGTMIGLFIGKQLGVFGFSFLAIKLKIAKIPEGVNFKQLYGVAVLCGVGFTMSLFVNGLAYNESDAFAYTDKLAILIGSLISGIAGFIILKVSSKNKIN
- a CDS encoding phosphoethanolamine transferase yields the protein METNKLEIIEYIKDLPIFAYILVLLYMVLFVIVYRLNNSTIFNKPKTKIVKILTIIVIAIIIYKPIETTYKTKKISFENIAYRFQYYPIRFVIDFADNIINYYKDKNMLSAAKNNTSTWKIENTNQKYKNYILIIGESMRRDYMSLYGYPIKTTPFLDSVNGLFFNNYISPSWNTPLSLQRTLTQHNDENLEYLIPENTIISLANDANMDTYWLSNQGKMGDYDILQYAIAIKAKSIYFTTKNIYIITKDGYNLKNISDLKLMPEFYKAVEEKTDSNKLIVIHLMGSHATFCDRIDKNYNIENITDFINEKMSCYLSSIRQTDKLIQMIYQKLQEMKESFSIMYFSDHGLSHEKKFLSDLDMRHNSEHKQNYEVPFLIISSDDTKRTFINSLKSGYDFMYGFANWLGIEEKDLSKNKTFFTDKQIGDIKIYNGKDLADYKNLKNDPAILPKYKHE